The region AGTTTTACTCTTTTAATATGAACGTTATTTTATGTTGATGAGTCATATTCTAGCTCGATTTGGGAAATGTTGTTTCTTTCAGGGTCCAGGTCAACTTCATTATCGTGAAAGCACAGCTTGTGAAGTACACCCAGATTGTGAAGTACGGGTCTTTAGCTCCTTTCACTAAATACTGACATGGGATTGATGGCTGCAGCTGTCTTTTCATGAGTATACATTCTGGTATTATTTAGTCACAGATAACTTTGTGGTTTTGTTATTACtagctttttaaaagccatttgaaAAGCACTGGGCTATTAAAGAAATGAAACTCGAAAGCCTAGTCTTGCAATAAATTATCTCTGGTAATTTATTACCTGTCATCTATACCATCAACTTCAAGAAAGTGACACGCAAGTCAAGAGAAGCTAACATTAAAATGTATTCGTTTATCATTAACTCGCTGGTATCTCAAATGCCTCACCAACAAATGTAAATTGGAATAATTATCTGGGGCactgtgtcatggactggctggatgcagaggaatggtggcagGAACCACCtgggggaaaccccccccccccaaggaagatGGCCAGTTTACTTATTGACTTGCCATTCCAGGGATCTGCTGCTTGGCAGGAGGGGATTCTGGCAACCCAGTTCCAAACTCCCCTGTGATACTGAGCCTGCGTGGCATCATATGGAGAACAGTAGCTAGAGTAAGATGTTGGGGAGTCAAAGAAAGAGCAGCTAAAAGTGCAGGGACAATTGTGATAAGAATGAAGGGGAAGAGGCAAAGACTCCATGCAAGTTAAGTGGCCTAGGGCTTgacttaattaatttttttaaaattccatttagagcctgcctctcctccaaggaactcaaggtggcatatgttgtcccccccccctctgaatttTATCTTCACAAGCCTGTGAGTTAGGTAAGTATTGGTCCAGTCCAATACTTGATTCCCAGTAAGCATGCTGCCCCAAGAATTTTATCATCAGTGCAGTGTAGGTTCTGCAATTTTGCACCAGTGTTGTGGAAGATCATAATATGAAATCatgtgcagaattcagcatcctAAGAACctctgcatgttttgttttttaatgaggtTTCTAGCTTTTACGACTTCAAAGAGATTTCAAAAAGATACTGGCTATGACTGACAAAATCTAAACAACAGGGAAATGGGATGCATGGGTGGGAGTTCCAGCCCACAAAAGGCAGAATCTCTGTTCCTTTCATATCAGTGATTTCTCCCTGAGGCTTCTGGAAGTACagtacattttgaaaaataagtaGTTAATGTACAAATGTGCATACTTTATACAGTCTTGCTTGGATGTGGGTTTCATTGGTGTATAATTATGGCTGGGTCTTAAAAAGTTTTTAGTGCAGAatgaaactagagcagcgcacggaaacgccgtttaccttccagctggagcagtacctatttatctacttgcactttgacatgctttcaaactgctaggttggcaggagctgggaccaagcaacgggagctcaccccatagcagggatttgaactgccaaccttctgatcggcctcCCCACTCAGTGGTAGATAAGGCAAACAGATGTGGTAGATGGGGGTATATGCAGTACATAATCAGGGCTTATATCATGTCCCTTGTCAATATGGTTTCATCACACAGCAAGTTAAATTTAAGAGTTTTGCAGCAATGTAGAGAGACATTACAACCCCCCTACTGAGACAATTTTCAAATGTGTATGTTTTACAGGTGTTTGAGAAAGCAGGCTACATGGCTACCGATGAGGATTATGCTGCTGACTACGGCAACAGCACATTTCAGCACGTTGATGACAGCGCATACGAGACATTTACAGCATTTAGCAGGGTCTTCCTGGTCTGCATGTATTCATTTGCCTGTATCTTTGGAGTCTCAGGGAACACTTTGGTTCTTATCATTTTTATCTTCTATGAAAAAGTAAAGGTGTTGACGGATGTATTCCTGGTGAGCTTGGCTGTAGCTGACTTGTGCTTTCTTTGCACGTTGCCATTCTGGGCTTATTCTGCTGCTAAGGAGTGGATCTTTTACACTTTGCCATGTCAAATCATCCGAGGCCTCTACACCTTGAATCTGTACGGTTCCATGCTAACCCTTACCTGCTTAACCATTGACAGGTATTTTGCTATCGTCCAAGCCACCAAAGCACACATCAGCCAAGCCAAAAGAATAGTCTGGGGTAAAACGGTTTGCATTTTGGTTTGGGTGCTTTCCCTGCTATTTGCTTTGCCTCAGTTTTTATTTAGCACGCAGAAGGAGTATAGCAAAAAGGTATGCATTGCAGAGTACCCTTCAAATTCTTTGCAGATGCTCACCGAAGCAATTCAAATGACTCTTGGATACTTCTGCCCTATGCTGGTTATGGTTCTT is a window of Zootoca vivipara chromosome 12, rZooViv1.1, whole genome shotgun sequence DNA encoding:
- the CXCR6 gene encoding C-X-C chemokine receptor type 6 isoform X2; its protein translation is MATDEDYAADYGNSTFQHVDDSAYETFTAFSRVFLVCMYSFACIFGVSGNTLVLIIFIFYEKVKVLTDVFLVSLAVADLCFLCTLPFWAYSAAKEWIFYTLPCQIIRGLYTLNLYGSMLTLTCLTIDRYFAIVQATKAHISQAKRIVWGKTVCILVWVLSLLFALPQFLFSTQKEYSKKVCIAEYPSNSLQMLTEAIQMTLGYFCPMLVMVLCYSIITNTLLYAKGFRKQKSLKIIFAIVVVFIFTQTPYNILRLIRVADPRVMVDNGYRFEYALIVTEAIAYFHSCLNPVLYFFIGLKFRRNLVKILKKLGCAKHEQTRKPCQTTDDDCSKSCTATQNAEETSMYPL
- the CXCR6 gene encoding C-X-C chemokine receptor type 6 isoform X1; this translates as MLMSHILARFGKCCFFQGPGQLHYRESTACEVHPDCEVFEKAGYMATDEDYAADYGNSTFQHVDDSAYETFTAFSRVFLVCMYSFACIFGVSGNTLVLIIFIFYEKVKVLTDVFLVSLAVADLCFLCTLPFWAYSAAKEWIFYTLPCQIIRGLYTLNLYGSMLTLTCLTIDRYFAIVQATKAHISQAKRIVWGKTVCILVWVLSLLFALPQFLFSTQKEYSKKVCIAEYPSNSLQMLTEAIQMTLGYFCPMLVMVLCYSIITNTLLYAKGFRKQKSLKIIFAIVVVFIFTQTPYNILRLIRVADPRVMVDNGYRFEYALIVTEAIAYFHSCLNPVLYFFIGLKFRRNLVKILKKLGCAKHEQTRKPCQTTDDDCSKSCTATQNAEETSMYPL